In a genomic window of Homo sapiens chromosome 22, GRCh38.p14 Primary Assembly:
- the PEX26 gene encoding peroxisome assembly protein 26 isoform a (isoform a is encoded by transcript variant 2) has protein sequence MKSDSSTSAAPLRGLGGPLRSSEPVRAVPARAPAVDLLEEAADLLVVHLDFRAALETCERAWQSLANHAVAEEPAGTSLEVKCSLCVVGIQALAEMDRWQEVLSWVLQYYQVPEKLPPKVLELCILLYSKMQEPGAVLDVVGAWLQDPANQNLPEYGALAEFHVQRVLLPLGCLSEAEELVVGSAAFGEERRLDVLQAIHTARQQQKQEHSGSEEAQKPNLEGSVSHKFLSLPMLVRQLWDSAVSHFFSLPFKKSLLAALILCLLVVRFDPASPSSLHFLYKLAQLFRWIRKAAFSRLYQLRIRD, from the exons ATGAAGAGCGATTCTTCGACCTCTGCAGCCCCCCTCAGGGGGCTCGGGGGACCCCTGCGCAGCAGCGAGCCGGTGCGCGCGGTCCCGGCCCGGGCGCCGGCCGTGGACCTTCTGGAGGAGGCGGCCGACCTCCTGGTGGTGCACCTGGACTTCCGGGCGGCGCTGGAGACCTGCGAGCGGGCCTGGCAGAGTCTGGCCAACCACGCCGTGGCAGAGGAACCCGCGGGCAC CTCATTGGAGGTGAAGTGCTCCCTGTGTGTTGTGGGGATCCAGGCCCTGGCAGAAATGGATCGGTGGCAAGAAGTCCTCTCCTGGGTCCTTCAGTATTACCAGGTCCCTGAAAAGCTACCCCCCAAAGTCCTGGAGCTGTG CATTCTTTTATACAGCAAAATGCAAGAGCCTGGAGCTGTGCTGGATGTGGTGGGTGCCTGGCTCCAAGACCCAGCCAATCAAAACCTTCCAGAATATGGAGCCTTGGCAGAATTTCACGTGCAGCGGGTGCTGCTGCCTCTGGGCTGCTTATCGGAGGCTGAGGAGCTAGTGGTGGGCTCTGCAGCCTTTGGTGAGGAGCGGCGACTGGATGTACTTCAGGCCATTCACACAGCGAGGCAGCAGCAGAAACAGGAACACTCAGGCTCTGAGGAGGCCCAGAAGCCAAACCTGGAAG GCTCTGTCTCCCACAAGTTCCTGTCACTACCGATGTTGGTTCGCCAGCTTTGGGACTCTGCGGTGAGCCACTTCTTTTCTCTGCCCTTCAAAAAGAGTCTCCTGGCTGCCTTGATCCTCTGTCTCCTGGTGGTGAGATTTGATCCAG cttccccttcctccctgcaCTTCCTCTACAAGCTGGCCCAGCTCTTCCGCTGGATCCGGAAGGCTGCATTTTCTCGCCTCTACCAGCTCCGCATCCGTGACTGA
- the PEX26 gene encoding peroxisome assembly protein 26 isoform b (isoform b is encoded by transcript variant 3): MKSDSSTSAAPLRGLGGPLRSSEPVRAVPARAPAVDLLEEAADLLVVHLDFRAALETCERAWQSLANHAVAEEPAGTSLEVKCSLCVVGIQALAEMDRWQEVLSWVLQYYQVPEKLPPKVLELCILLYSKMQEPGAVLDVVGAWLQDPANQNLPEYGALAEFHVQRVLLPLGCLSEAEELVVGSAAFGEERRLDVLQAIHTARQQQKQEHSGSEEAQKPNLEASPSSLHFLYKLAQLFRWIRKAAFSRLYQLRIRD, translated from the exons ATGAAGAGCGATTCTTCGACCTCTGCAGCCCCCCTCAGGGGGCTCGGGGGACCCCTGCGCAGCAGCGAGCCGGTGCGCGCGGTCCCGGCCCGGGCGCCGGCCGTGGACCTTCTGGAGGAGGCGGCCGACCTCCTGGTGGTGCACCTGGACTTCCGGGCGGCGCTGGAGACCTGCGAGCGGGCCTGGCAGAGTCTGGCCAACCACGCCGTGGCAGAGGAACCCGCGGGCAC CTCATTGGAGGTGAAGTGCTCCCTGTGTGTTGTGGGGATCCAGGCCCTGGCAGAAATGGATCGGTGGCAAGAAGTCCTCTCCTGGGTCCTTCAGTATTACCAGGTCCCTGAAAAGCTACCCCCCAAAGTCCTGGAGCTGTG CATTCTTTTATACAGCAAAATGCAAGAGCCTGGAGCTGTGCTGGATGTGGTGGGTGCCTGGCTCCAAGACCCAGCCAATCAAAACCTTCCAGAATATGGAGCCTTGGCAGAATTTCACGTGCAGCGGGTGCTGCTGCCTCTGGGCTGCTTATCGGAGGCTGAGGAGCTAGTGGTGGGCTCTGCAGCCTTTGGTGAGGAGCGGCGACTGGATGTACTTCAGGCCATTCACACAGCGAGGCAGCAGCAGAAACAGGAACACTCAGGCTCTGAGGAGGCCCAGAAGCCAAACCTGGAAG cttccccttcctccctgcaCTTCCTCTACAAGCTGGCCCAGCTCTTCCGCTGGATCCGGAAGGCTGCATTTTCTCGCCTCTACCAGCTCCGCATCCGTGACTGA